The following are encoded together in the Daucus carota subsp. sativus chromosome 5, DH1 v3.0, whole genome shotgun sequence genome:
- the LOC108223493 gene encoding uncharacterized protein LOC108223493 isoform X2, with protein MDRVKDQQQRQLFKQSTWPEFEGYFILLPHQLSSEAGELPGELSSILHVIGQIFPSHQKVWVRSKSLLDSSRGSFTLSSRISGGRRSRKNGSESSGTLGGQHWKKRHHKVTSQRQFNLKTEPSLHSIVQPQMKRSDQLRSILH; from the exons ATGGACAGAGTCAAAGATCAACAACAAAGGCAATTGTTTAAACAATCAACATGGCCCGAGTTTGAAG GGTACTTCATCCTCCTCCCGCACCAACTCAGTTCAGAGGCTGGGGAGTTACCAGGCGAACTAAGTTCAATTCTTCATGTTATCGGTCAGATTTTCCCCTCACATCAGAAAGTTTGGGTTAGATCAAAGTCTTTGTTGGATAGCAGCCGAGGAAG CTTTACTCTTTCAAGCAGGATTTCTGGTGGTCGAAGGAGCAGAAAAAAT GGCTCAGAGTCATCGGGGACATTGGGTGGACAACATTGGAAGAAGAGGCATCATAAAGTTACCTCCCAGAGACAATTTAATCTCAAGACAGAG CCTTCTCTCCACTCTATTGTGCAGCCTCAGATGAAAAGAAGTGACCAATTAAGATCAATTCTGCATTAA
- the LOC108223493 gene encoding uncharacterized protein LOC108223493 isoform X3 produces MDRVKDQQQRQLFKQSTWPEFEGYFILLPHQLSSEAGELPGELSSILHVIGQIFPSHQKVWVRSKSLLDSSRGSFTLSSRISGGRRSRKNGSESSGTLGGQHWKKRHHKVTSQRQFNLKTEIMGELAVYVLL; encoded by the exons ATGGACAGAGTCAAAGATCAACAACAAAGGCAATTGTTTAAACAATCAACATGGCCCGAGTTTGAAG GGTACTTCATCCTCCTCCCGCACCAACTCAGTTCAGAGGCTGGGGAGTTACCAGGCGAACTAAGTTCAATTCTTCATGTTATCGGTCAGATTTTCCCCTCACATCAGAAAGTTTGGGTTAGATCAAAGTCTTTGTTGGATAGCAGCCGAGGAAG CTTTACTCTTTCAAGCAGGATTTCTGGTGGTCGAAGGAGCAGAAAAAAT GGCTCAGAGTCATCGGGGACATTGGGTGGACAACATTGGAAGAAGAGGCATCATAAAGTTACCTCCCAGAGACAATTTAATCTCAAGACAGAG
- the LOC108223491 gene encoding cucumber peeling cupredoxin-like, translating to MASQRLSMVVFMVVMVLGAMHMESSDAQTTHNVGGNIGWTIPPNANAYTTWAASQSFKVGDVLVFNFTSGAHTAAEVTKAAYDACTLTNPISVWSNGPASVTLNSSGAHYYLCTVTGHCTAGQKLAINVAAAASPAPAPTTPTPTPTPTPTPTPSPTPSATPTPSPTPSSTPTPSPSPSPSPASSPSPAGGLAPTPSGTSETSPPPAPGSTSTPGASDTPDSPSSASFLSAALPITFLSMAMAFYY from the exons ATGGCGTCTCAAAGATTAAGCATGGTGGTGTTTATGGTAGTCATGGTATTGGGTGCTATGCATATGGAGAGCTCGGATGCACAAACAACACATAACGTTGGGGGCAATATTGGTTGGACTATTCCTCCAAATGCTAACGCTTATACCACCTGGGCTGCTTCCCAATCTTTCAAAGTTGGCGATGTTCTCG TGTTCAACTTCACCTCCGGAGCACACACGGCGGCAGAAGTGACCAAAGCAGCCTACGATGCATGCACCCTCACCAACCCCATCTCCGTCTGGTCCAACGGCCCAGCCAGCGTCACCCTTAACTCCTCAGGCGCCCACTACTACCTCTGCACCGTTACAGGCCACTGCACCGCTGGTCAAAAGCTAGCCATCAACGTGGCTGCCGCCGCCTCCCCCGCACCCGCACCCACCACCCCCACCCCTACCCCAACCCCAACTCCCACCCCCACCCCTAGCCCAACCCCATCAGCCACCCCTACCCCAAGCCCAACCCCATCATCCACACCTACACCTAGCCCTAGCCCAAGCCCAAGCCCAGCATCTTCTCCTTCTCCAGCGGGAGGATTAGCTCCTACGCCATCAGGAACTTCAGAAACTTCGCCTCCTCCAGCACCAGGCAGCACTTCTACCCCAGGAGCCTCGGATACTCCGGATTCACCTAGCTCTGCTTCGTTTCTTTCCGCCGCACTCCCCATTACATTTTTGTCCATGGCCATGGCTTTCTACTACTAG